From Rhodococcus antarcticus, the proteins below share one genomic window:
- a CDS encoding bifunctional lysylphosphatidylglycerol flippase/synthetase MprF has product MRALGVRVLGLARSAPVTLGLLVALWVVAVVTGSLVHGPSAHLTRMVAAGVRSLENGHLWTPLTAAAFAPGLPGYILGTVVVLALCVPSERRLGSSRFALAAVLTQVFGVLLALGVVRLVGLADAQWARELSRNPAVGPTTYAVGVAMVLSAGLGTLWRRRLRVGLLVVLATVMLYGGLLQDVVRFSCAVIGLLLGPVLLGRPRRGARLAGTRREGRVLVAIVVAASALGPVLAAFSPTAVGPLSVLQLLFTSAPPDAATVQDTCADPATTAESCRDLQTQLRLSGVGPSILSVLPSLLLVVLSDGLRRGRRAAWVAAVALHVLLVALSVFLLLHSTIGRSGRVVLTEALQHVRFVQTLTIPLVAPLVVLLVLVASRRLFDVAAPRRTYRRLALTAAGLVAALAVLYVVGGLVLGSGFDRRPGLLNLVKDVPQRFVPPGYLGALEPDFLPVSTPATLLFEWTGVVFWAVLAVLAVRSFLRPVTADDSSAGRGLELLRAHGGSHLSWMTTWTGNQRWFTPEGDGFVAYRVLLGVAVTTSDPVCATDRTATVVLGFADFCTANGWTPCFYSVTEPVRAATAALGWGELQVAEETVLPLTGLAFTGKKFQDVRSSFNKAAKEGITAEWLSFPTAPLALTEQIIAISEEWVADKGMPEMGFTLGGLTEVDDPAVRCLVAVDADRTVHGVTSWLPVHREGEVVGWTLDFMRRRTDGFRPAMEFLIASAALLLQEEGAELLSLSGAPLAKIDRGDGGESAPESTVQRLLELLGRSLEPVYGFRSLLAFKSKFQPEHVPLYMTYPDVAALPTIGNAIGRAYLPEVSFGQGLTLVRKLVRSRS; this is encoded by the coding sequence GTGAGGGCGCTCGGCGTGCGCGTGCTCGGCCTGGCCCGTTCGGCGCCGGTCACGCTCGGCCTGCTGGTGGCGCTGTGGGTGGTGGCAGTAGTCACCGGGAGCCTGGTGCACGGACCCTCGGCGCACCTGACCCGGATGGTGGCCGCAGGTGTCCGCAGCCTGGAGAACGGCCACCTGTGGACCCCGCTCACCGCCGCCGCCTTTGCCCCCGGGCTACCCGGCTACATCCTGGGCACCGTCGTGGTCCTGGCGCTCTGCGTCCCTTCCGAGCGACGGCTGGGCTCGTCCCGGTTCGCCCTCGCGGCGGTGCTCACCCAGGTGTTCGGCGTGCTGCTCGCGCTCGGTGTGGTGCGGCTGGTCGGCCTCGCCGACGCGCAATGGGCGCGCGAGCTCTCGCGCAACCCGGCGGTCGGACCCACCACCTACGCCGTCGGCGTCGCGATGGTCCTGAGCGCCGGGCTCGGCACCCTGTGGCGGCGCCGCCTGCGGGTCGGCCTGCTGGTGGTGCTCGCCACCGTGATGCTCTACGGCGGTCTGCTCCAGGACGTGGTGCGCTTCTCCTGCGCCGTGATCGGGCTGCTCCTCGGACCGGTGCTGCTGGGCCGCCCGCGGCGCGGGGCACGGCTCGCGGGCACCCGCCGGGAGGGCCGGGTGCTCGTCGCCATCGTGGTGGCCGCGAGCGCGCTGGGGCCGGTGCTCGCCGCGTTCTCCCCGACGGCCGTGGGCCCGTTGTCGGTGCTGCAGCTCCTGTTCACCTCCGCCCCGCCGGACGCCGCCACGGTGCAGGACACCTGCGCGGACCCGGCCACCACCGCGGAGTCCTGCCGGGACCTGCAGACCCAGCTGCGGCTGTCCGGGGTGGGCCCGTCGATCCTGTCGGTGCTGCCCTCGCTGCTGCTGGTGGTGCTCTCCGACGGGCTGCGGCGCGGACGACGGGCCGCCTGGGTCGCCGCGGTGGCCCTGCACGTGCTGCTCGTCGCCCTCAGCGTGTTCCTGCTGCTGCACTCGACCATCGGCCGGTCGGGCCGGGTGGTGCTCACCGAGGCGCTGCAGCACGTCCGCTTCGTCCAGACCCTGACCATCCCGCTCGTCGCGCCGCTGGTGGTGCTGCTCGTGCTCGTGGCCAGCCGGCGCCTGTTCGACGTCGCGGCCCCGCGGAGGACCTACCGTCGGCTCGCGCTCACCGCCGCCGGGCTGGTCGCTGCGCTGGCCGTGCTCTACGTCGTCGGCGGGCTCGTGCTGGGCTCCGGGTTCGACCGCAGGCCGGGGCTGCTGAACCTGGTGAAGGACGTCCCGCAGCGCTTCGTCCCACCGGGCTACCTGGGTGCGCTGGAGCCGGACTTCCTGCCGGTGAGCACCCCCGCGACGCTACTGTTCGAGTGGACGGGAGTGGTGTTCTGGGCGGTGCTCGCCGTGCTGGCGGTGCGCTCGTTCCTGCGCCCGGTGACGGCGGACGACAGCTCCGCGGGCCGGGGGCTGGAGCTGCTGCGCGCCCACGGGGGCAGCCACCTGTCGTGGATGACGACGTGGACGGGCAACCAGCGGTGGTTCACGCCGGAGGGTGACGGGTTCGTGGCCTACCGGGTGCTGCTGGGCGTGGCGGTGACGACGAGCGACCCGGTCTGCGCCACCGACCGGACGGCCACGGTGGTGCTGGGTTTCGCCGACTTCTGCACCGCCAACGGCTGGACCCCGTGCTTCTACTCGGTGACGGAGCCCGTGCGGGCGGCGACGGCGGCCCTGGGGTGGGGGGAGCTGCAGGTGGCGGAGGAGACGGTGCTGCCGCTGACCGGTCTCGCGTTCACCGGCAAGAAGTTCCAGGACGTGCGCAGCTCGTTCAACAAGGCCGCCAAGGAGGGCATCACGGCCGAGTGGCTGAGCTTCCCCACCGCACCGCTCGCCCTGACCGAGCAGATCATCGCGATCTCCGAGGAGTGGGTGGCGGACAAGGGCATGCCCGAGATGGGGTTCACCCTCGGCGGGCTCACCGAGGTGGACGATCCCGCCGTGCGCTGCCTGGTGGCCGTGGACGCCGACCGCACCGTCCACGGCGTCACCTCCTGGCTGCCGGTGCACCGCGAGGGCGAGGTGGTCGGGTGGACCCTGGACTTCATGCGGCGGCGCACCGATGGCTTCCGTCCGGCCATGGAGTTCCTCATCGCCTCCGCGGCGCTGCTGCTGCAGGAGGAGGGCGCCGAGCTCCTCAGCCTCTCCGGGGCACCGCTGGCGAAGATCGACCGCGGTGACGGGGGCGAGTCGGCGCCGGAGAGCACGGTGCAGCGGCTGCTGGAGCTGCTGGGTCGCAGCCTCGAGCCGGTGTACGGCTTCCGCTCCCTGCTCGCCTTCAAGTCCAAGTTCCAGCCCGAGCACGTCCCGCTCTACATGACCTACCCGGACGTCGCCGCGCTGCCCACCATCGGGAACGCCATCGGCCGGGCCTACCTGCCGGAGGTGTCGTTCGGCCAGGGACTGACCCTGGTGCGCAAGCTGGTCCGCTCGCGCTCGTGA
- a CDS encoding alpha/beta hydrolase, whose translation MHGVGQLSLISGWLPVVILVLGVLALGWLLLRRDRRQLRTVLAVLVLAVVLTLLLRYVVEDVWRPFPDPLPISLYTSIGVGMLGLLLAGPRLRNARTWRGRGLTVLAAVVVVLAATAQVNHFFRAYPTVSAALGNGRTGEVALDSVPGPQADAVTGTPLSAVWKAPADIPSGGVVTQASIPATASGFRARPARIYLPPAYLVSPRPVLPVLVLLAGQPGAPDDWLTFGGIKPLMDGYAATHAGLAPVVVMADATGTELANPLCLDSRLGQVQTYLAVDVPAWVKATLQVRQDAAGWAIAGSSYGGTCSLQMALNHPDVYPTFVDISGQSTPTLGDAQRTLDATFGGDAARFAAVNPLDLMRRNQYPQLAGTFTVGANDGVYRPEQKKVLAAAQAAGMTVTYTEVPGGHDWGAWRAGLESSLGLLGTRLGITR comes from the coding sequence GTGCACGGGGTCGGTCAGCTGTCGTTGATCTCGGGGTGGCTGCCCGTGGTGATCCTGGTCCTGGGGGTGCTCGCGCTCGGGTGGCTCCTGCTGCGCCGGGACCGCCGCCAGCTCCGCACCGTCCTCGCCGTGCTCGTCCTCGCCGTGGTGCTCACCCTCCTGCTGCGCTACGTCGTCGAGGACGTGTGGCGACCGTTCCCCGACCCCCTGCCGATCTCGCTCTACACCTCGATCGGCGTCGGCATGCTCGGGCTGCTGCTGGCCGGTCCACGCCTGCGGAACGCCCGCACCTGGCGGGGCCGTGGCCTCACCGTCCTCGCCGCGGTCGTCGTCGTGCTGGCCGCCACCGCGCAGGTCAACCACTTCTTCCGCGCCTACCCCACGGTCAGCGCTGCGCTCGGCAACGGACGAACCGGCGAGGTGGCCCTGGACTCCGTCCCCGGACCGCAGGCCGACGCCGTCACCGGCACGCCCCTGAGCGCGGTGTGGAAGGCCCCGGCGGACATACCCTCGGGGGGTGTTGTCACCCAGGCGAGCATCCCCGCCACCGCATCGGGGTTCAGGGCGCGGCCGGCCCGGATCTACCTCCCGCCCGCCTACCTCGTCTCCCCGCGGCCGGTGCTGCCGGTGCTGGTGCTGCTCGCCGGCCAGCCCGGAGCCCCGGACGACTGGCTCACCTTCGGCGGGATCAAGCCCTTGATGGACGGTTACGCGGCCACGCACGCCGGGCTGGCCCCCGTGGTGGTCATGGCAGACGCGACCGGAACCGAGCTGGCCAACCCGCTGTGCCTGGACTCGAGGCTCGGCCAGGTCCAGACCTACCTGGCCGTCGACGTGCCGGCCTGGGTGAAGGCCACCCTGCAGGTCCGCCAGGACGCCGCGGGCTGGGCCATCGCCGGATCGTCCTACGGGGGCACCTGCTCGTTGCAGATGGCCCTCAACCACCCCGACGTCTACCCCACCTTCGTCGACATCTCCGGCCAGTCCACCCCGACCCTCGGCGACGCCCAGCGCACCCTGGACGCCACGTTCGGGGGGGACGCGGCGCGCTTCGCCGCGGTCAACCCCCTCGACCTCATGCGGAGGAACCAGTACCCCCAGCTGGCCGGCACGTTCACCGTGGGGGCGAACGACGGTGTGTACCGCCCGGAGCAGAAGAAGGTCCTCGCGGCCGCGCAGGCGGCGGGGATGACCGTCACGTACACCGAGGTCCCCGGTGGCCACGACTGGGGCGCCTGGCGCGCCGGGCTCGAGAGCAGCCTGGGCCTGCTCGGCACCCGGTTGGGGATCACCCGGTGA
- the cydD gene encoding thiol reductant ABC exporter subunit CydD: MSTVAAPRGPLDPRLLRHARSARGGVALAALVGLGTAVATVVQALALATVVARLVGGTGVAGVHTPLVVLAGVVVARGVLGWAAEVVAVRTAAAVQAQLRVAVLAAALQRGPVWLEGRPAGALATLLTSGVRALQEWFGRYLPALVLATVLPAAVVVVIAVHDVESAVIVVATLPLVPVFAVLVGWATRERAQAQWRATGDLTGHFLDAVAGLRTLRTYGRAQRQVRVVADVAERHRRTTVPVLRLAFLSSAALELVGTISVALVAVSAGLRLVAGSLGLQAALTVILLAPEAYRPLREVGARFHASADASTVLGEVEEVLDGAVPVRVGESAGVRLRGVRVLVDGAELLAATDLDAGPAALTVLTGTSGVGKSTLLDVVLGHRRPSSGTVTRPGGPVAVVPQRPGFPGARTVAGALRGGWSQARPEDLVAVLADVGLDGEIELAQPLAEAGGGLSAGQRQRLAVARALLAVRGGARVLVADEPTAHLDPVSEARVVAALLALAHRHDQPCTVLAVAHRPALVAAADGVVRLADPVPGAVTVAPRAVTVAPRAVTVAPRAVTVGPRAAQSPPSPATAPRVRATAALGLLLGVGAAVAGIGLTATASWLIVRAADRPPVLELSIAVVATRFFGVSRPVLRWLERTTTHSVALGSVARLRASVYAALVPRVPGPAVPRSGSVLTGLVDDVDALADRGVRAVQPLAVAAVVAVLAAAAAALVLPAAAGVLVAGLLVAGVLAPALTVRATRRADRAGAAATAALAEELVEVLRSPRDVTEPAPLLARAARAAERVRTSQTSRAGALGVGAGLGAAALAALPLAVVAVAAPALATGRIGPTLLAVLVLTPLALGEVLAEVPVAVAALLRAAAARLRLDALRSSPPPATEPAVPVPAPATGQPVTVLVEGLDAGWGERPAVRGLDLELAEGERVAVLGASGSGKSTLAAVLLRLLDPLAGSVRLGGTDTRELDGDTVRRHVGWVSDDDHVFAASLRANLALARPGATEDELARALDRAGLGSWVGRLEVTLGDGALTLSGGERRRLALGRALLAGAPVLVLDEPTEGLDPPTARRVLADVLDAADGRTVLLLAHRDEGLDRVDRVLELVDGRLVGTRTPV; this comes from the coding sequence GTGAGCACCGTGGCCGCCCCGCGGGGGCCGCTGGACCCCCGGCTGCTGCGCCACGCGCGGTCCGCCCGGGGTGGTGTCGCGCTCGCCGCCCTCGTGGGGCTCGGGACGGCGGTGGCGACGGTGGTGCAGGCCCTCGCCCTGGCCACCGTCGTCGCGCGGCTCGTAGGGGGGACCGGCGTGGCCGGGGTGCACACCCCGCTCGTGGTCCTGGCCGGCGTGGTGGTGGCCCGGGGGGTGCTGGGCTGGGCGGCGGAGGTCGTGGCTGTGCGGACGGCCGCGGCCGTGCAGGCCCAGCTGCGGGTGGCCGTGCTCGCCGCGGCGCTGCAGCGGGGTCCGGTGTGGCTGGAGGGGCGGCCGGCCGGCGCGCTGGCCACCCTGCTCACCTCCGGTGTCCGCGCCCTGCAGGAGTGGTTCGGCCGCTACCTGCCCGCCCTCGTGCTCGCCACCGTGCTCCCGGCCGCGGTCGTGGTCGTCATCGCCGTGCACGACGTCGAGTCCGCCGTCATCGTCGTGGCCACCCTGCCGCTGGTGCCGGTGTTCGCGGTGCTCGTCGGCTGGGCCACCCGGGAGCGGGCGCAGGCCCAGTGGCGCGCCACCGGCGACCTCACCGGACACTTCCTCGACGCGGTCGCGGGACTGCGCACCCTGCGGACCTACGGGCGGGCCCAGCGGCAGGTCCGGGTGGTGGCCGACGTGGCCGAGCGGCACCGGCGCACGACCGTGCCCGTGCTCAGGCTCGCCTTCCTGTCCTCGGCCGCCCTCGAGCTCGTCGGCACCATCTCGGTCGCGCTGGTCGCCGTCTCGGCGGGCCTGCGCCTGGTGGCCGGCTCGCTGGGTCTGCAGGCCGCGCTCACCGTGATCCTGCTGGCGCCGGAGGCCTACCGGCCGCTGCGCGAGGTGGGCGCCCGCTTCCACGCCTCCGCCGACGCGTCCACGGTGCTCGGCGAGGTGGAGGAGGTGCTCGACGGTGCCGTCCCGGTACGGGTGGGCGAGTCGGCCGGGGTGCGTCTGCGCGGGGTGCGCGTGCTGGTCGACGGTGCGGAGCTGCTCGCGGCCACCGACCTCGATGCCGGTCCCGCCGCGCTCACGGTGCTCACCGGCACCTCGGGGGTGGGCAAGTCCACCCTGCTCGACGTGGTGCTCGGCCACCGGCGACCGAGCTCGGGGACCGTGACACGGCCGGGTGGACCCGTCGCCGTGGTGCCGCAGCGGCCGGGCTTCCCGGGCGCACGGACCGTGGCCGGTGCGCTGCGCGGCGGGTGGTCGCAGGCGCGCCCCGAGGACCTGGTGGCCGTGCTCGCCGACGTGGGGCTGGACGGGGAGATCGAGCTCGCGCAGCCGCTCGCCGAGGCGGGGGGAGGGCTCTCGGCCGGGCAGCGCCAGCGCCTGGCGGTGGCCCGCGCCCTGCTCGCGGTCCGGGGCGGGGCCCGGGTGCTGGTGGCCGACGAGCCGACCGCGCACCTGGACCCGGTGTCCGAGGCCCGGGTGGTCGCGGCGCTGCTCGCGCTCGCGCACCGCCACGACCAGCCGTGCACGGTGCTGGCCGTGGCGCACCGCCCGGCGCTGGTGGCGGCGGCCGACGGGGTGGTGCGCCTGGCCGACCCGGTACCTGGCGCAGTGACGGTCGCGCCCCGCGCAGTGACGGTCGCGCCCCGCGCAGTGACGGTCGCGCCCCGCGCAGTGACGGTCGGACCCCGGGCAGCGCAGTCGCCCCCGTCCCCCGCCACGGCACCCCGGGTGCGGGCCACCGCCGCCCTCGGTCTGCTGCTCGGCGTCGGGGCGGCCGTGGCCGGGATCGGGCTCACCGCCACGGCATCCTGGTTGATCGTCCGCGCGGCCGACCGCCCGCCGGTGCTGGAGCTCAGCATCGCCGTGGTGGCGACCCGCTTCTTCGGGGTCAGCCGTCCCGTGCTGCGCTGGCTCGAGCGCACCACCACCCACTCGGTGGCCCTGGGCTCGGTGGCCCGGCTGCGCGCCTCGGTCTACGCCGCCCTCGTGCCCCGCGTCCCCGGACCCGCGGTTCCCCGCTCGGGTTCGGTGCTGACCGGGCTGGTCGACGACGTCGACGCGCTGGCCGACCGCGGCGTCCGGGCCGTGCAGCCGCTCGCCGTGGCCGCGGTGGTCGCCGTGCTCGCCGCGGCCGCCGCCGCCCTGGTGCTGCCCGCTGCCGCGGGTGTCCTCGTCGCGGGCCTGCTGGTCGCCGGGGTGCTCGCGCCGGCGCTCACCGTGCGCGCCACCCGCCGCGCGGACCGTGCGGGTGCGGCGGCGACGGCGGCGCTGGCCGAGGAGCTGGTCGAGGTGCTGCGCAGCCCCCGCGACGTCACCGAGCCCGCCCCCCTGCTCGCCCGGGCCGCCCGGGCCGCCGAACGGGTGCGCACGAGCCAGACCTCGCGCGCAGGAGCCCTCGGGGTGGGGGCCGGGCTCGGCGCGGCCGCCCTCGCCGCCCTGCCGCTGGCCGTCGTCGCGGTCGCGGCCCCCGCCCTGGCCACCGGACGGATCGGCCCCACCCTGCTGGCCGTGCTCGTCCTGACCCCGCTGGCCCTGGGCGAGGTGCTGGCCGAGGTGCCCGTGGCCGTGGCCGCGCTGCTGCGGGCCGCCGCCGCCCGCCTCCGGCTGGACGCGCTGCGCTCCAGCCCACCTCCGGCCACCGAGCCCGCGGTCCCCGTGCCGGCACCGGCGACCGGGCAGCCGGTGACGGTGCTCGTCGAGGGGCTCGACGCGGGCTGGGGTGAGCGTCCGGCGGTCCGCGGTCTGGACCTCGAGCTGGCCGAGGGGGAGCGGGTGGCCGTGCTCGGCGCGTCGGGCAGCGGGAAGTCGACCCTGGCGGCCGTGCTCCTGCGGCTGCTCGACCCCCTCGCCGGATCGGTGCGCCTGGGTGGGACGGACACCCGTGAGCTCGACGGAGACACGGTGCGACGGCACGTGGGCTGGGTCAGCGACGACGACCACGTCTTCGCCGCCTCCCTGCGGGCCAACCTGGCGCTGGCCCGACCGGGGGCGACCGAGGACGAGCTGGCCCGCGCCCTCGACCGGGCCGGGCTCGGATCCTGGGTCGGGCGCCTCGAGGTGACCCTGGGTGACGGTGCGCTGACCCTCTCGGGCGGGGAGCGACGCCGCCTCGCCCTGGGTCGTGCCCTGCTCGCCGGAGCGCCCGTGCTCGTGCTCGACGAGCCGACGGAGGGCCTCGACCCGCCCACCGCCCGACGCGTGCTGGCCGACGTGCTGGACGCCGCCGACGGCCGCACCGTCCTGCTGCTGGCCCACCGGGACGAGGGGCTGGACCGGGTGGACCGCGTCCTCGAGCTCGTCGACGGTCGGCTGGTGGGCACCCGGACCCCGGTGTGA
- the cydB gene encoding cytochrome d ubiquinol oxidase subunit II: MVTWFGVDLAQLWFGLVVLCWVLFFVLEGFDFGVGALHRVLGRDEEGRSAVLRTIGPVWDGNEVWLVAAIGATFGAFPLWYAGMLSSLALPMVAILLLLALRGVALEFRAKQEGVVWRRRASLVLEISSVGVAAVWGAVLVVLVRGLPIGATGEVTGGGLGRTVEGLWHWQVGLGALGGVLAVLWQGASFLRLRTAGALRARAEHVLRVVGPAVAVALGLVAVSTGSTLLLAATLAAVGAVLAARTVHDGWGFACSCLAVALGVVAVFCWHLPDVLPSTLDPAFTLSLRGASASAAALELITGVGVVVLPGVIAYQAWSYWVFRHRLTDGRVAVPA, encoded by the coding sequence GTGGTGACCTGGTTCGGGGTCGACCTCGCCCAGCTGTGGTTCGGCCTCGTGGTGCTGTGCTGGGTGCTGTTCTTCGTCCTGGAGGGCTTCGACTTCGGCGTCGGTGCGCTGCACCGCGTTCTCGGCCGCGACGAGGAGGGCCGCTCGGCCGTGCTCCGGACCATCGGACCGGTGTGGGACGGCAACGAGGTGTGGCTGGTGGCCGCGATCGGGGCGACCTTCGGTGCGTTCCCGCTCTGGTACGCGGGGATGCTGTCCAGCCTCGCGCTGCCGATGGTCGCGATCCTGCTGCTGCTCGCGCTGCGCGGGGTTGCCCTGGAGTTCCGGGCGAAGCAGGAGGGCGTGGTGTGGCGGCGGCGCGCCTCGCTGGTGCTCGAGATCAGCTCGGTGGGGGTGGCCGCCGTGTGGGGTGCGGTGCTGGTGGTGCTGGTGCGGGGGCTGCCGATCGGAGCGACCGGGGAGGTCACCGGCGGTGGTCTCGGCCGCACGGTGGAGGGTCTCTGGCACTGGCAGGTGGGCCTCGGGGCACTGGGCGGGGTGCTCGCGGTGCTGTGGCAGGGCGCGTCGTTCCTGCGGCTGCGCACCGCCGGCGCTCTGCGGGCACGCGCGGAGCACGTGCTCCGGGTGGTCGGACCGGCGGTGGCCGTGGCGCTGGGCCTGGTGGCGGTGTCCACCGGCAGCACCCTGCTGCTCGCCGCCACCCTGGCCGCGGTCGGGGCGGTGCTCGCCGCGCGCACCGTGCACGACGGGTGGGGCTTCGCCTGCTCGTGCCTGGCCGTGGCGCTCGGCGTGGTGGCGGTGTTCTGCTGGCACCTGCCGGACGTGCTGCCCTCGACGCTGGACCCGGCCTTCACGTTGTCGCTGCGCGGGGCTTCCGCCTCGGCCGCGGCGCTGGAGCTCATCACCGGGGTGGGGGTGGTGGTGCTGCCCGGGGTGATCGCCTACCAGGCGTGGAGCTACTGGGTGTTCCGCCACCGCCTCACCGACGGGCGTGTCGCGGTGCCGGCGTGA
- a CDS encoding cytochrome ubiquinol oxidase subunit I, producing MDATALARWQFGITTIYHYLFVPASISLATLTALLQTAWRRTGSEVLLRLTKLSGKLLLVTFVVGVVTGLVQEFQFGLAWSDFARFYGDVFGPTLAVEGMLAFFLEATFLGLWFFGWDRLPARVHLACAWVVAAGTLISAFVILGANSFLQNPQGYTLDPETGRARLDSFSALLLNPVNTHSFPHVVAGAYLVGGAMFLAIGLHHTFRGSADAAGARVLLRLGAWVTAASGAALAGTGDLLGKLIAEVQPMKMAAAEGLYATTSGAPFSVFSWFSGGRKVWGLEVPNLLSFLVSDSFTARVQGIDDLQSTYSATYGAGDYVPVVPVAFWSFRAMIGFGMAAAGIAVLVLWLTRGGRTLTRGTRLGRLPVGRLLALGVPVLPLLPLVANSTGWLFTETARQPWLVFGLYKTADGVSPGTTAAEVIVTLVAFTVVYGALAVAYVTLVLRLSRSALDAPEEAPVPEQQPERELATW from the coding sequence GTGGACGCAACCGCTCTCGCGCGCTGGCAGTTCGGCATCACCACGATCTACCACTACCTCTTCGTCCCCGCCTCGATCAGCCTGGCCACGCTCACGGCCCTGCTGCAGACGGCGTGGCGGCGCACCGGCAGCGAGGTGCTGCTGCGGCTGACCAAGCTCAGCGGGAAGCTGCTGTTGGTCACGTTCGTGGTGGGCGTCGTGACCGGGTTGGTCCAGGAGTTCCAGTTCGGTCTGGCCTGGAGCGACTTCGCCCGGTTCTACGGCGACGTGTTCGGGCCCACCCTGGCCGTCGAGGGGATGCTCGCGTTCTTCCTCGAGGCGACGTTCCTGGGGCTGTGGTTCTTCGGGTGGGACCGGCTGCCCGCACGGGTTCACCTCGCCTGCGCCTGGGTGGTCGCCGCCGGGACGCTGATCTCGGCCTTCGTCATCCTCGGGGCCAACTCGTTCCTGCAGAACCCGCAGGGCTACACGCTGGACCCGGAGACCGGCCGCGCCCGCCTCGACAGCTTCTCCGCGCTGCTGCTGAACCCCGTGAACACCCACTCGTTCCCGCACGTCGTGGCCGGGGCCTACCTCGTGGGCGGGGCGATGTTCCTGGCGATCGGCCTGCACCACACGTTCCGGGGCTCGGCCGACGCCGCCGGTGCCCGGGTGCTGCTGCGCCTGGGGGCGTGGGTCACCGCGGCCTCCGGGGCGGCGCTGGCCGGCACCGGAGACCTGCTCGGCAAGCTCATCGCCGAGGTGCAGCCGATGAAGATGGCCGCCGCGGAGGGGCTGTACGCGACGACCAGCGGGGCCCCGTTCTCGGTGTTCAGCTGGTTCAGCGGCGGCCGGAAGGTGTGGGGCCTGGAGGTCCCGAACCTGCTCTCGTTCCTGGTCAGCGACTCGTTCACCGCGCGCGTGCAGGGGATCGACGACCTGCAGTCCACCTACAGCGCCACCTACGGCGCCGGTGACTACGTCCCGGTGGTGCCGGTGGCCTTCTGGAGCTTCCGGGCGATGATCGGCTTCGGGATGGCCGCGGCCGGGATCGCCGTGCTGGTGCTCTGGCTGACCCGGGGTGGGCGCACCCTCACCAGGGGCACGCGCCTGGGCCGGCTGCCCGTCGGCCGGCTGCTCGCCCTCGGCGTCCCCGTGCTGCCGCTGCTGCCGCTGGTCGCCAACTCCACCGGGTGGCTGTTCACCGAGACCGCGCGGCAGCCGTGGCTGGTCTTCGGGCTGTACAAGACCGCCGACGGGGTCTCGCCGGGCACCACCGCGGCCGAGGTGATCGTGACCCTGGTGGCGTTCACGGTGGTCTACGGCGCCCTGGCGGTGGCCTACGTGACCCTGGTGCTGCGGCTGAGCCGCAGCGCCCTGGACGCGCCCGAGGAGGCGCCGGTGCCCGAGCAGCAGCCGGAGCGGGAGCTGGCGACGTGGTGA
- a CDS encoding BlaI/MecI/CopY family transcriptional regulator, giving the protein MVGMAGMGELERAVMEHLWASTEPQTVRQVHEALADRGLAYTTVMTVLQRLAKKELVSQERDERAHRYAPARAREELVASLMVDALSQAEDSGGRRAALVSFVERVTPAEAAALRAALATLES; this is encoded by the coding sequence GTGGTGGGCATGGCAGGCATGGGAGAGCTCGAGCGCGCGGTGATGGAGCACCTCTGGGCGTCGACCGAGCCGCAGACCGTCCGGCAGGTGCACGAGGCGCTGGCCGATCGCGGCCTGGCCTACACCACCGTGATGACCGTGCTCCAGCGGCTGGCCAAGAAGGAGCTCGTCAGCCAGGAGCGCGACGAGCGCGCGCACCGCTACGCCCCGGCCCGCGCCCGCGAGGAGCTCGTCGCGAGCCTGATGGTCGACGCGCTGAGCCAGGCCGAGGACTCCGGGGGCCGGCGGGCGGCGCTGGTGAGCTTCGTCGAGCGGGTCACCCCCGCCGAGGCGGCGGCGCTCCGGGCGGCGCTGGCGACCCTGGAGTCCTGA
- a CDS encoding M56 family metallopeptidase — MDTAPVVVLSLLALVLAGPVPAALARARWPLHSPRAALALWQSIAAAAVLSAFGAGLAIASRLLVPDTSGRPTTRPTAEIAVIGLPLWTVYVVVLALTLVIGARLLLTLVRVAVRTRRLRERHRDLVDLLDTVHVPELWGRAADLRVLTAAEPMAYCLPGLRSRVVVSDATLTSLEPEELRAVLAHERAHLRARHDLVLEAFLVLHTAFPRGVRSRSALRAVRLLVELLADDSAVRRAGPKPLARALVVCAGGGAPSGALAAGGPDTLARVQRLAQPCGPRRATATAAYLLSVAILVAPTLAVAVPWLTEISRVVGR; from the coding sequence ATGGACACCGCACCGGTGGTCGTGCTCAGCCTGCTGGCGCTCGTGCTGGCCGGGCCGGTCCCCGCCGCGCTGGCCCGGGCGCGCTGGCCGCTGCACTCCCCCCGCGCCGCGCTCGCGCTGTGGCAGTCGATCGCGGCGGCGGCCGTGCTCTCGGCCTTCGGCGCGGGCCTGGCCATCGCCAGCCGGCTGCTCGTGCCGGACACCTCCGGGCGCCCGACCACCAGGCCCACCGCCGAGATCGCCGTGATCGGGCTGCCGCTGTGGACCGTCTACGTCGTGGTGCTCGCCCTGACGCTCGTGATCGGGGCCCGGCTGCTGTTGACGCTGGTGCGGGTGGCCGTGCGCACCCGGCGGCTGCGCGAGCGGCACCGCGACCTCGTGGACCTGCTCGACACCGTGCACGTGCCCGAGCTGTGGGGTCGCGCGGCCGACCTGCGCGTGCTCACCGCCGCCGAGCCGATGGCCTACTGCCTGCCGGGTCTGCGCTCCCGGGTGGTGGTCAGCGACGCCACGCTCACCTCGCTCGAGCCGGAGGAGCTCCGCGCCGTCCTCGCCCACGAGCGGGCGCACCTGCGGGCCCGCCACGACCTGGTGCTCGAGGCCTTCCTGGTGCTGCACACCGCGTTCCCGCGCGGCGTGCGCAGCCGTTCGGCCCTGCGCGCGGTCCGGCTGCTGGTCGAGCTGCTGGCCGACGACTCGGCCGTGCGGCGGGCCGGTCCGAAACCGCTGGCCCGCGCGCTCGTCGTCTGTGCCGGTGGTGGCGCCCCGAGCGGGGCCCTGGCCGCCGGAGGGCCGGACACCCTCGCGCGGGTGCAGCGGCTGGCGCAGCCGTGCGGCCCGCGCCGGGCGACCGCGACCGCGGCCTACCTGCTCTCGGTCGCGATCCTGGTGGCGCCCACGCTCGCCGTGGCCGTGCCGTGGCTGACCGAGATCAGCCGGGTCGTCGGCCGCTGA